The Chitinophaga sp. H8 genome contains a region encoding:
- a CDS encoding DUF932 domain-containing protein, with amino-acid sequence MAHNIFFNEQTGKHSFFSVQQKAWHGLGQIVESYPTSAEAIQFAGLDYTVEKRRLFTLDNGQVNEQEELIHNEIEVPNYYATLRTDTQAVLGVVGKDYQVVQNTDAFTFFDSIVGGDGIFYETAGALGQGERIFITAKLPNYIKVGNDDLIEQYLFLTTSHNGMGSITAAFTPIRIVCNNTLNAAMRNHSNSIKIRHTVNAKDRLAQAHKVMGLANTLSVQMEEVFNRWSKVRITDPEVKKLIQLAMVPNKEVLQNIQSGKVDELSTAFTNIVDNVYDYAMSDSTQQTDTTRGTLFGAYNAVSGYFQNVRSYKTQEVKLNSIMNGTAQLRTQSAFNLCESFASKGSAGLIFN; translated from the coding sequence ATGGCACATAATATTTTCTTCAACGAGCAAACAGGAAAACATAGTTTCTTTTCCGTACAACAAAAGGCATGGCATGGATTAGGCCAGATTGTCGAAAGTTATCCTACCAGCGCGGAAGCAATCCAATTTGCCGGGCTGGATTATACTGTAGAAAAACGCCGCTTGTTTACATTAGACAATGGACAAGTCAACGAACAAGAGGAATTAATTCATAATGAAATTGAGGTACCCAACTATTACGCCACCCTTCGCACCGATACACAAGCCGTGTTGGGGGTAGTGGGAAAGGATTACCAGGTAGTACAGAACACGGACGCCTTTACCTTCTTTGATTCCATTGTAGGCGGTGACGGTATTTTTTACGAAACAGCCGGGGCGCTGGGTCAGGGCGAACGTATATTTATCACGGCTAAACTGCCGAATTATATTAAAGTGGGTAATGATGACCTGATAGAACAATATCTTTTCTTAACTACCAGCCATAACGGTATGGGAAGCATCACCGCCGCATTTACACCTATCCGTATTGTATGTAACAATACACTGAATGCGGCCATGCGTAACCATTCCAACAGCATCAAAATACGGCATACCGTAAATGCAAAGGACAGGCTCGCACAGGCTCATAAAGTAATGGGCCTTGCTAACACCTTGTCTGTGCAGATGGAAGAAGTTTTTAACCGCTGGTCCAAAGTGCGTATTACTGACCCGGAAGTAAAAAAACTTATTCAGCTGGCTATGGTGCCTAACAAAGAAGTATTGCAAAACATACAATCCGGTAAAGTAGATGAACTGTCCACCGCCTTTACTAACATCGTGGATAATGTTTACGATTACGCCATGAGCGACAGCACCCAGCAGACAGATACCACACGCGGCACTCTCTTTGGTGCTTATAATGCAGTTAGCGGTTACTTTCAGAATGTACGCAGTTATAAGACGCAGGAAGTAAAACTAAATTCCATCATGAACGGTACCGCGCAATTGCGGACGCAAAGCGCCTTTAACCTCTGCGAATCATTTGCCAGCAAAGGATCTGCCGGGCTGATTTTTAACTAA
- a CDS encoding ArsR/SmtB family transcription factor: MGLTKTDLFNKKQNDLAQMAKAIAHPARIAILQYLIKANTCICGDLVDELGLAQPTVSQHLKELKNAGLIKGTIEGTSVCYCINPEYWARYRDMFAGFFVEVKEADNDCC; this comes from the coding sequence ATGGGACTAACGAAAACGGATTTATTTAATAAGAAACAGAACGACCTGGCACAGATGGCAAAGGCAATTGCACATCCAGCACGAATTGCGATTCTCCAATACCTTATAAAAGCGAATACTTGTATTTGTGGGGATCTGGTAGATGAATTAGGACTAGCGCAGCCAACAGTGTCCCAGCATCTAAAGGAACTCAAAAATGCAGGGTTGATTAAGGGGACTATTGAGGGGACGAGCGTTTGCTATTGTATTAACCCGGAATATTGGGCGCGGTATCGGGACATGTTTGCCGGTTTCTTTGTGGAGGTGAAGGAAGCCGATAATGATTGCTGTTAG
- a CDS encoding TonB-dependent receptor: MYKNLLSVALLFLLSQLVFAQNGKITGRVVDDKNAPIIGAYTQIPASGLKTVTDVEGRFIFKVAAGQKYSVQVSAMSYVAKTINDIEVKADGQEDIVITLAQNVSNLKEVNITTTYRKESINSLISFQKNTNAVAQVVSAEAIRRSPDKNTSEVLKRIPGTSVQEGKYLVVRGLADRYNQAMLNGVLLSSTEPDRKTFSFDLFPSNMIDNIIINNTFIPEYPGEWAGGLVQVNTKDIPNNKFLNIQIGTNFNSNTIGNDFYSYKGGKTDWLGFDDGTRALPKGMPTKSVFAGLSEADKINYGKQMAGNAFSVNKNTNPLARLGQQFLISGGTRTTIFNKEFGAVFAVNYNRSIRRLQYDNGFYVINGMSAPPSFEYQNNKYSTDILEGAMANFSLKLNQNNKISLKNIFNVTTSDYTNLRVGKDYEAQPTDNIRARELGFRANTFFNTVLSGEHNLPTYKLKLDWYGSFNILDQYIPMQRRIQYNQTTETKDAPYLALLSNTLSQKSGSIYYSTLSDYIYTAGGNLTKSFQLWDRKQSIKGGYMLQIKDRLFDGRPFAVNLPSDNLALRMQDEDHIFAPENFGTADNQLGFNETVGIQYRYLANSILNAGYIQFDNSFTDWLRVVWGVRYENFDQLVGSTRKSDERFNHTQVGDFLPSVNATFKLNDKTNIRVAESQTLVRPEFRELTNLAFYDFEMGAIITGSKTLQRTKITNLDARYEYYPRPGEVITFGLFYKDFKNPIELKFNQSGVNSYAFNYVNALSAKSYGVELEVRKKLDFVDESLKNVSFQGNASYIYNRVNFENKQQDRPMQGQSPYLINAGFLYDAEKIGLTSTILFNQIGRRILFVGNDQNPAIWEAPRPLLDLQIAKKILNSKGEIKLNITDLINQNANFYQDLDDNKRFSKSKDVLALRRTYGTNFSLIFGYNF; the protein is encoded by the coding sequence ATGTATAAAAATCTACTTAGTGTAGCATTGCTTTTCCTTTTATCCCAACTTGTATTCGCACAGAATGGAAAGATTACCGGGCGGGTTGTTGATGATAAAAACGCTCCTATAATTGGCGCATATACACAGATTCCTGCGAGCGGGCTTAAAACAGTTACTGATGTAGAAGGACGCTTTATCTTTAAAGTTGCTGCCGGCCAAAAATACAGTGTCCAGGTTTCTGCAATGAGTTATGTTGCAAAAACTATTAATGATATTGAAGTAAAGGCAGACGGTCAGGAAGATATAGTCATTACACTGGCGCAGAATGTATCCAACCTTAAAGAGGTTAATATCACCACCACTTACAGGAAAGAATCCATCAATTCACTGATTAGTTTTCAGAAAAACACTAATGCAGTTGCGCAGGTAGTATCCGCTGAAGCTATCCGACGATCTCCGGATAAGAATACCAGTGAGGTTTTAAAAAGGATTCCCGGCACCAGTGTACAGGAAGGTAAGTACCTCGTAGTTAGAGGGTTGGCTGATCGGTACAACCAGGCCATGTTAAATGGGGTATTGCTTTCCAGTACCGAACCAGATAGAAAAACATTTTCTTTCGATCTCTTCCCGTCCAATATGATTGATAATATAATTATCAACAATACTTTTATTCCGGAGTATCCGGGTGAATGGGCCGGTGGATTAGTACAGGTAAATACAAAAGATATCCCCAATAATAAGTTTCTCAATATCCAGATCGGAACGAATTTCAATAGTAATACTATTGGAAATGATTTTTACTCCTATAAAGGTGGAAAAACAGACTGGCTTGGATTTGACGATGGAACACGCGCTTTGCCCAAAGGAATGCCGACAAAATCAGTATTTGCAGGGCTAAGTGAGGCAGATAAAATAAACTACGGAAAACAGATGGCTGGTAACGCTTTTTCTGTTAATAAGAATACGAATCCTTTAGCCAGATTAGGGCAGCAGTTTTTAATCAGCGGCGGTACCCGTACCACTATTTTTAACAAAGAGTTTGGGGCTGTATTCGCGGTGAATTATAATCGCTCTATACGCAGGTTGCAATATGACAACGGCTTTTATGTAATAAATGGTATGTCTGCACCTCCCAGCTTTGAATACCAAAATAATAAGTACAGCACGGATATTCTGGAAGGAGCTATGGCAAACTTCTCACTAAAGCTCAACCAGAATAACAAGATTTCATTGAAGAATATCTTCAACGTTACAACCAGTGATTACACCAATTTGCGTGTGGGAAAGGATTATGAGGCTCAACCTACTGATAACATACGTGCAAGAGAGCTGGGATTCAGAGCGAATACTTTCTTCAATACGGTGTTATCTGGTGAACATAACCTACCAACGTACAAGCTCAAACTCGATTGGTACGGCAGCTTCAATATTCTGGATCAGTATATCCCCATGCAGAGACGCATTCAGTATAATCAGACAACAGAAACTAAAGATGCTCCTTACTTGGCATTGTTGTCAAATACACTTTCTCAGAAAAGCGGTAGCATTTATTACTCCACACTTTCCGATTACATATATACTGCCGGTGGCAATCTTACAAAGTCATTCCAACTTTGGGATAGAAAGCAATCTATTAAAGGTGGTTACATGTTGCAGATAAAGGATAGGTTGTTCGATGGTCGGCCATTTGCGGTTAATCTACCTTCCGATAACCTGGCTCTGAGAATGCAGGACGAAGATCACATTTTTGCACCTGAGAATTTCGGTACTGCGGATAATCAACTGGGCTTTAACGAAACTGTAGGGATTCAGTATCGTTACCTGGCAAACTCCATTTTAAACGCAGGTTACATACAGTTTGACAACTCATTTACAGATTGGTTACGTGTTGTATGGGGAGTGCGGTATGAAAACTTCGATCAGTTGGTGGGTAGTACCAGAAAATCAGATGAGCGGTTCAATCATACGCAAGTAGGTGACTTCCTTCCTTCCGTAAATGCCACATTTAAGCTAAATGATAAAACCAATATCCGGGTAGCAGAGTCTCAGACATTGGTTAGACCGGAGTTCCGCGAACTCACTAACCTCGCATTCTATGACTTTGAGATGGGTGCTATCATTACCGGGAGCAAAACTTTGCAGCGGACAAAGATAACTAATCTTGATGCGCGATATGAATATTATCCACGCCCTGGAGAGGTTATTACATTCGGATTATTTTATAAGGACTTTAAAAATCCTATTGAGCTGAAATTTAATCAATCCGGAGTGAATTCATATGCTTTTAACTATGTAAATGCGTTGTCTGCGAAGAGCTACGGTGTTGAACTGGAAGTCAGGAAGAAACTTGATTTTGTAGATGAAAGTCTAAAGAACGTCAGTTTCCAGGGGAATGCCTCTTATATATACAATCGGGTAAATTTTGAAAATAAACAGCAGGACAGACCGATGCAGGGGCAATCACCATATCTTATAAACGCGGGATTTTTATATGATGCAGAAAAAATTGGTCTAACCTCTACTATACTGTTCAATCAAATAGGCCGCAGAATATTATTTGTTGGTAACGACCAGAACCCGGCTATATGGGAAGCGCCAAGACCCTTACTTGACCTGCAAATAGCGAAGAAAATATTGAATTCAAAAGGCGAGATTAAACTGAACATCACTGATCTCATTAATCAAAATGCCAACTTCTATCAGGATCTTGATGATAATAAACGATTCAGTAAATCAAAAGATGTATTAGCGCTCAGGCGTACTTACGGTACAAATTTCAGTCTCATATTTGGATACAATTTTTAA
- a CDS encoding plasmid mobilization protein — translation MEKTPKKWISIRTKPAEYDIIYSQYQQTTCRNLSQYARQVLLKKPVVMKYRNQSADEILSALIAIKNEMAAIGNNYNQAVKKLHTMKDIPEMLTWILSNDLRQQQLVDFSRDMLHQLEKIHSLCMQK, via the coding sequence ATGGAAAAGACACCCAAGAAATGGATAAGTATCCGCACAAAACCTGCGGAATATGATATCATATATAGTCAATATCAGCAGACGACCTGCCGTAATCTGAGCCAGTATGCAAGACAGGTATTGCTAAAGAAACCCGTAGTAATGAAGTATCGGAATCAGTCTGCAGATGAAATATTGTCAGCCCTCATTGCAATAAAAAATGAGATGGCTGCCATCGGCAATAACTATAACCAGGCAGTAAAAAAGTTGCACACCATGAAGGATATACCGGAAATGCTAACCTGGATTTTATCTAACGACCTGCGGCAGCAACAGCTGGTTGACTTCTCACGGGACATGTTACACCAACTTGAAAAAATTCATAGCCTATGTATGCAGAAATAG
- a CDS encoding relaxase/mobilization nuclease domain-containing protein, whose product MYAEIGKPTANIGKMLNYNEQKVKAGTAALLHAGNFLQEKEHLSFYDKMKRFTDLNELNTRTNKNAVHIILNFHPTDKLNDDLMKTIGTDYMNRIGMGNQPYLLYRHSDTALPHIHIVTNLINETGRRIPTHNIGRDKSDPARKNIEAEYGLARAADHPEEQQRFLPVLNLGNVIYGKSETKRRISNVLANVVDIYKYSSLPELNAILQLSNVYADPCKDNSRVFRNKGLYYRALDVNGKKAGVPIKASSIYLKPTLGYLENKFLENACLKKPEDEMRIKALIDWHFHQHAGGSLSDLFRSLEKQGISSVRRINEDGRLYGVTFVDHIKKTVYNGSSLGKGYSAAALSKKANEPQHTIQANQHQETSLLPTKPVQIDSPGLQKAQLSDDNILALSTVSGKVIEQLTGPENSFQGPELNKKKKRRKRPSID is encoded by the coding sequence ATGTATGCAGAAATAGGTAAACCCACCGCCAATATTGGAAAAATGTTGAATTATAATGAACAGAAGGTAAAGGCAGGGACAGCTGCGCTGCTTCATGCCGGCAACTTTTTGCAGGAGAAGGAACATCTCAGTTTCTATGATAAGATGAAACGATTCACGGATTTGAATGAACTCAATACTCGGACCAACAAGAATGCCGTGCATATCATCCTGAATTTTCATCCTACCGATAAATTAAATGATGACTTGATGAAGACTATCGGTACCGACTATATGAATAGAATTGGTATGGGCAATCAACCTTATCTCTTATACCGACATTCAGATACAGCGCTACCGCACATCCACATTGTTACCAACCTGATTAATGAAACTGGCAGGCGGATACCAACTCACAACATCGGCAGAGATAAATCAGATCCGGCCAGGAAGAATATTGAGGCAGAGTATGGACTGGCAAGAGCAGCCGACCATCCGGAAGAACAGCAACGTTTTCTTCCAGTGCTAAATCTGGGAAATGTTATATACGGCAAAAGTGAAACTAAACGCCGCATCTCCAATGTGCTGGCTAATGTGGTAGATATCTATAAATACAGCTCACTTCCTGAACTGAATGCTATTCTTCAGTTGAGTAACGTCTATGCTGATCCCTGTAAAGATAACTCACGGGTATTTCGTAACAAGGGTCTGTATTACCGCGCACTTGATGTAAATGGGAAGAAGGCAGGCGTACCTATTAAGGCCAGCTCCATCTATCTCAAGCCTACGTTAGGTTATCTGGAAAATAAATTCCTGGAAAATGCCTGCCTGAAAAAGCCGGAAGATGAAATGCGGATTAAGGCGCTTATAGACTGGCATTTCCATCAACATGCCGGCGGCTCCTTATCTGATCTATTCCGGTCGCTGGAAAAGCAGGGTATTTCTTCCGTGCGTAGGATAAATGAGGACGGCAGGCTGTATGGCGTCACTTTCGTTGATCATATCAAAAAGACAGTATATAACGGCAGTTCCCTGGGTAAAGGCTATAGCGCCGCAGCATTGAGTAAAAAAGCGAATGAACCCCAACATACCATACAAGCAAACCAACATCAGGAAACTTCATTACTGCCGACAAAGCCGGTCCAGATAGATTCACCTGGTTTACAGAAAGCGCAGCTTTCAGATGACAACATATTGGCGCTTTCAACTGTCAGCGGAAAAGTGATTGAGCAGCTAACAGGACCGGAAAATTCCTTTCAGGGACCAGAACTGAACAAAAAGAAGAAGAGACGGAAACGCCCGTCCATTGATTAG
- a CDS encoding XRE family transcriptional regulator, giving the protein MTAINPEMIKLARESRGLNQGDLCTLLGVAQGTISKIENGLMQPSPELIQNLCKVLDYPSSFFSQKDNVYATSYIYYRKRLSMTKKNLSVSEAKRNIIRISIEKLLDSIDLPETNLFRWDIATHGSPEDAALLLREKWRIPKGKIDNLTKVIEDNGIVIVPFDFGGDKIDGISLYTEKNHPLIFVNNKLSPDRYRLTVAHELGHLIFHFGNPIAEDRDVELEAFKFASELLVPSIDFRRSFENLDFKALTNLKLYWRVSMSSLVMKAKQIGSITENQAKYLFSQLSALGFKLQEPPELSPAKEYPMLIKEILQVYKEQLGYSTEDMGNLLHLNHRDFQDYFNLDSVRLRVVRSTHN; this is encoded by the coding sequence ATGACTGCCATTAACCCGGAGATGATAAAACTCGCAAGGGAATCTCGGGGGCTTAATCAAGGTGATCTGTGTACTTTGTTAGGAGTGGCTCAAGGAACTATTTCAAAAATTGAGAATGGTTTAATGCAGCCATCACCTGAACTTATTCAAAACCTGTGTAAAGTCCTCGACTACCCTAGTTCATTTTTCAGTCAGAAAGATAATGTTTATGCTACAAGCTACATTTACTACCGTAAAAGGCTTAGTATGACAAAGAAGAATCTTTCTGTTTCTGAGGCCAAACGGAATATCATTCGAATAAGTATCGAAAAATTATTAGACAGCATTGATTTGCCGGAAACCAACTTATTCCGATGGGATATTGCTACTCATGGAAGCCCGGAAGATGCTGCTCTCTTATTACGAGAGAAGTGGAGAATACCCAAAGGGAAAATTGATAATCTCACTAAAGTAATCGAAGATAATGGAATCGTTATTGTCCCTTTCGATTTTGGCGGTGATAAAATTGATGGGATCAGTCTATATACTGAAAAGAACCATCCTCTTATTTTTGTAAATAATAAACTTAGCCCTGATAGATACAGGCTAACGGTAGCTCATGAATTGGGGCATCTTATATTCCATTTTGGCAATCCTATTGCAGAGGATCGAGATGTTGAATTGGAGGCATTTAAGTTCGCCAGTGAATTGCTGGTGCCATCTATAGATTTCAGGAGGAGTTTTGAAAACTTAGATTTCAAAGCGTTGACCAATCTAAAATTATATTGGAGAGTGTCTATGTCTTCGTTAGTGATGAAGGCTAAACAAATTGGAAGTATAACTGAGAACCAGGCTAAATATTTATTTTCTCAATTATCAGCACTGGGATTTAAGTTACAAGAACCTCCAGAGCTGAGTCCTGCCAAAGAGTATCCAATGTTGATAAAGGAAATTCTTCAAGTGTATAAAGAACAGCTGGGTTATTCGACGGAGGACATGGGGAACTTGTTGCATTTAAACCATCGTGATTTCCAGGACTACTTTAATTTAGATTCTGTTCGATTGAGAGTTGTAAGAAGCACTCACAATTAA
- the mobC gene encoding conjugal transfer protein MobC has protein sequence MRTGENEQGLRKILDLTRLISLTVLVMHFYFYCYAAFHSWQLTSAITDRLLENIAKTGLFSYFLKSKLIALGFLGITLLGAQGRKDETVKFNTVCLYVIAGLVLYFISYYALLFPTDLQIRVCIYIAGTGSGYILILTGGTLLSRIIKLKIDRDDIFNKKSQTFPQEERLMTNEYSINIPATYQLKNKVRKSYINLINPARGLLLAGQPGSGKTWYILEEVIKQQIEKGYCQFIYDWKYPDLTTIAYNHYLKYRHRYKVPVKFNAIIPEDPTRTGRCNPLEPSTMTDITDAAESARTILYGLNRSWILRNGDFFVESPIILLTAVIWYLRKYRNGEYCTLPHVIELLQVEYSKLFTMIRCEPELEILISPFISALEAGVMEQLEGQIAAAKIAMARLSSPELYFVLSGNDFNLDINNPSAPQILCMGNNPQKQATYGAVLSLYINRLIKQINKKGKMKCGVNFEEFPTLTVQGIDALIGTGRSNLIATTVVIQNLDQVRKDYSREMADVLMNLCGNIICGQASGDTARQMSERVGKIMQDRSSTTINSSDTSINHSQQLDMAIPASVISNLSAGEFVGIVSDNPGQEIKQKIFHNKVTKDAKAADRERKGYKDLPVVRSMENGIVQKTFLQIKEDVDDIVNAEISSIMSDPGKAHLVVKNKSCQ, from the coding sequence ATGCGTACCGGAGAAAATGAACAGGGTCTTCGCAAGATCCTGGACCTTACCAGGTTAATCAGCCTGACTGTTTTAGTCATGCACTTTTATTTTTATTGTTATGCTGCGTTTCACAGCTGGCAATTAACGTCGGCTATCACAGACCGGCTCCTGGAGAACATCGCTAAAACAGGTTTGTTCTCTTATTTCCTGAAATCAAAATTAATTGCGCTAGGATTTTTGGGGATCACTCTGCTCGGCGCCCAGGGTAGGAAAGATGAAACGGTAAAGTTCAATACTGTCTGCCTCTATGTAATAGCCGGATTGGTACTATACTTCATCAGTTATTATGCGCTGTTGTTTCCAACCGATCTGCAGATTCGTGTCTGCATCTATATTGCCGGTACCGGATCCGGCTATATATTAATTCTCACTGGCGGCACACTACTTTCCAGAATAATTAAGTTGAAAATTGACCGCGATGATATTTTCAACAAGAAAAGCCAAACATTTCCCCAGGAAGAACGCCTGATGACAAATGAATACTCCATTAATATACCAGCTACCTACCAGTTAAAAAACAAGGTCAGGAAAAGCTATATAAATCTTATAAATCCAGCACGTGGGCTACTTTTGGCCGGCCAGCCCGGAAGCGGTAAAACCTGGTACATTTTAGAGGAAGTCATTAAGCAACAGATAGAGAAAGGCTATTGTCAATTCATATATGATTGGAAGTATCCAGATCTTACCACCATTGCATATAACCACTATCTAAAGTATCGCCATAGATATAAAGTACCGGTTAAGTTTAATGCGATAATCCCGGAAGATCCAACAAGAACGGGAAGGTGCAATCCCCTCGAACCTTCTACGATGACGGACATAACAGATGCCGCTGAATCTGCCCGCACCATTCTTTATGGCCTTAACCGTAGCTGGATTTTACGCAATGGGGATTTTTTCGTGGAATCTCCAATAATCCTGTTGACAGCGGTGATCTGGTATTTACGCAAATACCGTAATGGGGAGTATTGTACACTGCCTCACGTAATTGAACTACTCCAAGTTGAATACAGTAAGCTGTTCACCATGATCCGGTGTGAACCTGAGCTTGAAATTTTAATTTCTCCGTTTATCTCCGCACTGGAAGCGGGAGTAATGGAGCAATTGGAGGGACAGATAGCCGCAGCAAAAATTGCTATGGCGAGATTATCCAGTCCAGAGCTGTACTTCGTGCTTTCCGGCAATGATTTTAACCTGGATATTAATAACCCATCTGCTCCGCAGATTTTGTGCATGGGAAATAATCCCCAAAAGCAGGCCACTTACGGTGCGGTACTTTCCCTATACATCAACCGCCTGATAAAACAGATCAATAAAAAGGGGAAAATGAAGTGTGGCGTGAACTTCGAGGAATTTCCCACCCTTACCGTGCAGGGCATTGATGCCCTGATCGGGACAGGAAGATCCAACCTCATAGCCACTACCGTAGTAATACAGAATCTGGACCAGGTAAGAAAGGACTATTCCCGTGAAATGGCGGATGTGCTAATGAATCTCTGTGGTAATATTATCTGTGGTCAGGCTTCCGGAGACACTGCACGGCAAATGAGTGAACGGGTGGGTAAGATTATGCAGGATCGATCCAGCACTACCATCAATAGCTCTGATACCTCCATCAATCATTCCCAGCAGCTGGACATGGCAATTCCTGCCAGTGTTATCAGCAACCTCTCTGCTGGTGAATTCGTAGGGATTGTATCCGACAATCCCGGACAGGAAATAAAACAGAAGATTTTTCACAATAAAGTAACGAAGGATGCTAAAGCAGCTGACCGTGAACGGAAAGGTTATAAAGACTTGCCGGTGGTTCGTAGTATGGAAAACGGGATTGTGCAGAAAACCTTTCTGCAGATCAAGGAGGATGTTGATGATATAGTAAATGCTGAGATTAGTAGTATAATGAGTGATCCGGGGAAAGCGCATTTAGTAGTTAAGAATAAAAGCTGCCAGTGA
- a CDS encoding single-stranded DNA-binding protein gives MEIIGRLTADATIATVTGNKQVVNFSIAVNDYYRPKGSTETKKLTTYISCAYWISTKVADLLKKGTLVQVDGRIGINAYSVAGEPRAKITLHVNKIKIYPVKSSPAAAPVVAGATAPADDLPF, from the coding sequence ATGGAAATCATTGGAAGATTAACCGCAGATGCAACTATAGCAACGGTTACAGGAAACAAGCAGGTAGTAAATTTTAGTATTGCAGTTAACGACTATTACCGCCCGAAAGGTAGCACAGAAACAAAGAAACTGACTACTTATATATCCTGCGCGTACTGGATCAGTACCAAAGTTGCCGACCTCTTAAAAAAGGGAACGCTGGTACAGGTAGACGGCAGAATAGGTATAAATGCCTACTCCGTAGCAGGGGAACCACGGGCCAAAATTACCCTGCATGTAAATAAGATAAAGATCTATCCGGTAAAAAGCAGCCCGGCAGCCGCGCCGGTCGTGGCTGGTGCTACTGCGCCGGCGGATGATCTGCCCTTTTAA